The genomic DNA GAGATAGAAGAGGGATCTTTCTTCTCATTGGACTTATAACATTGATAAATTATCAGAAGACTGATGGTGAGACTTGTCATTGTAAAGCAGATAATCTGCCTCTCACTGGCTGAGTTCAATCTCAGTGGGAGCGCCAAGAACCACAGGGAGAATTTTAATGGACCCAGACTAGAATCTTGGTGTAAAGGATTCAGTTGGCTTCAAAGTGCCATACAAATTAAGCGCGACAGTCAGATTGTCTTTTTCAGAAAGATTCAAAAGTACATCAGCTCTGCAAGCCTGACGGTGGAGAGAGCTGGTGGGAAGAGGTTTCAAACGCTTTGTGTAAAGTATGCTGTGGGAagcatcctctcctcttctcgtTTACTCTCCTCAGCGGCAAAGtgtgaggagcagaaggagcagctgatgcagcagctgtctgacaTGGAGTCTATGAAGAAGCAGCTTGTCAGTCAGGAGAAGGAGCACGAAGCTGCCATCCACAGGCTGATGATGGAAGCAGAGTTGGAGATGAAAAAGTAAAGTCTAAGACTGCAGTTGAACTTACAATTAACATTACATCTGTAGGAAAATGTTTCATACTGATCTCCTTTTTTGATGTTGGTTTGACTGCTTTGTTAAAATGGTGGTCAGCAAAAAGTAAATGTTTATCCTTACCTCCACCTGTCCTCCAACAACAGGATCCCTGGTGGGGTACAGGAGACGCTGGCGGACCGTGTTAAGATGAAGACCTCCAAACTTCTCTGTAAGGAGCGGGCTGAGCACAGCGAGCGGTTGAAGTGGAATGAATGTCTGCTGAAAGATGCCGTGGCCCTGCAGAAGGAGATAGATGCCCtgcgagacagacagagggatcTTTGCGTTAAGAGGGACGGCCTGAAGAAAGATGTCAGCAAGATTACCCAGGAGATCTTCGCCCGAGAGAAAGTAAGAGAGCACCTGTAAACAATGTTGTCAGAGAAGTAAGAGAATTGCAACTCAGAGGGCTCCTGGGTTTGAAGAGGCCTCTTAATctgcagctaaatgctctgcAAATGAGCTATACGTCCACACTCTGCCCTCAGTGTCACAGTAAGGCCATTCAGCAAGCGAAGGTGTTGAAAACTCTGCATGCAGAACACGATGGATTAGCAGCCATCAGCTTAACCGCACACTCAGCCATCTTGTCAGAGTAGTGGGAAGGGGACAGCCACGGCCAGAGGCATCGCGTTTTCAGGTTGTCCGTCTTTCACTTTCTTGTGAACGTCACATCTTAGAGGcaccttgagggaatttcaTCAGTTTGGCTCAAACATTCACTTGAACTCAAAGAtgaaattattacattttgggggtcaaaggtcactgaacacacacagcacatttttggccataactcaagaacagaaggagagattgTGACCGTATTTCACATTGCTCTTCAAGAAATGCTCCTCAGATGGGAAATCTAAAACAtcatcagaaatgaatgtgGTGATGTCAGTTTGCTAACAAACATGCAAGGTTAGCAGTAGGACCTCCTTTACCTTGTCCTCCTTTTTCCAGTTAAAATCACCAACATCTTCCTTTCTTCAGGAGGTGAAGCCGCTGAAGAAGAAGTGCCAGCAACTGGAGGTGGAGCTAAAGGACTGTAGCATCACTAACAATCACCTGCTGGCCGAGGACAAGAAAGTCAAGTAAAAGTTTCAGATCTTTTTTTCTCAATACCTAAGATTAAGTAATTCATGAATGCTTTAATCCTAAAAGATTTTTTGACACTAATTATCGGTTAACTCCACTTCCTCCATTCCTAGGAAAAAAACAATCCAACTACATTCCTGAAGGGAGGAAACATTAACGACATCAGTAGAAAAACATAAATCTACCCTCATAACACAGCTGAAGAATCACGTTATTTTTTTCGTTGTGTTTTCAGAAAGGAACTGGCCTCAGTGTCCAAGCAGTGCAGTCAAAAAGCAGCTGAGATCAGTCAGATGAGGGCCGAGCTGCAGAGGTTGAAGAGCAGGAACAGGGAGCTGGAGCGCGTCATGCAGGACGCAGTCATCATTCTCAGACACATCCTCACGGTAAAAGGCAGTCCTGACCCGAGCGTCAGGACAGCTGCTTCACCTCCCACTGCAGCGATGAGTACTTGGAATGAAACCTTGTCATGATATCTGTGGGAGTGTTATTacagagagggaagatgatTCTGGTTATAATCCAGCACAGTCAGACATCTCATTTAGCTTCTGCTGCTCACACAAACATTGAGATCCGTCAGTAAGAGTCTTTAGACAAATCACTGACAAGAAAGTTGTGGTTCTGCGGGCCTGCCCGCTAAGGTGTATCTCAACCAGATCATTTCTGATTGTCTAAGCtctgctgttctctgtcctctgcaggacTCTGAGAATGCGTCCGACACTCAGTGGAAGACGGAGAGGCTGCTGGATATCCTGGAGAACACCGCCCCACAGGGGACAGTCTCTACCCTCAATGTCTCCACTGAGAAGAGCCGTCGAGGACAAAAACCGCAGACCTCACGCCCCCTGCTTTAAACGTTCTGCTATTACTTCATATATGTCAAATTTATTTAGAAAGAAGCGCTTTTGACATGTTATGTATCGACATCATCAAAGAGAATAATCATCAGACTGTTAAGTTTCCCTCAGCTCTAAAGAATGTTATATCGTTTTTCAGTATGTCGCTTTACTTTGACTGTTGATCCCTCACACTGCTCCCATAGCATTGTTTTTgactgcagcaggcagctgttctcAGCCAAAAACCTCTGCAacgtacactacctgctcagcaccaaacggcagacaaagttagcaacaaGCTAGTGAAGCGCTGGTGGAGACAAAGAAACACCTAAATTTAGAGTAAATATTACATGTATAGTGTCAGTCAGGTGGTCAGAAACTGGAGACATgagtgctaatgttgctccgtaATGTTAGATACATAATAAGTAACTGTTTGCTAAGTTTGCCATATCAACTTTATTAGATGAAGATGTTCCAGTGTTGAGTCCACGGCATTTCTCTGCTGCcaccaagtggccaaaaacacaAGTTCTCAATTAATAGTAAATCCATAAAAACATGCCAGAATTACTTGTCTGGTCGTTTTATTAAAGTTCTTACGTTTATGATTAATCTGTTCTTTGTAAATgtgcagctgctctgtcaggTCTTTCGACAAATTTGGCATTCTGAAGCCATCCATTCTACTGGATCCACAGCAGACTGATTGACAGGCAGGAACCTCTGCAGACTCAGACCCAAAGCCTGTTCATCCCACCACAGCATTTCAAAATCAAGGTTTTAGTCACTTTAATCCTGCTTCTGTTCTGATCGCTCATGTTTACTTACATTTGTAGATAATTACTGTTCTGAACATTTACAGGCTGCAAAGCAGTTTTCATAACCATGAGGATTATTCTGTTGACTAGTGGTTTGCAGTGAAGTGATTAGTAGTTTATAAAATGGTAGAAAAGTACTAATCACAAGTTCTGAGTGTAACCCAGTTATAGTGAA from Chaetodon trifascialis isolate fChaTrf1 chromosome 6, fChaTrf1.hap1, whole genome shotgun sequence includes the following:
- the cfap157 gene encoding LOW QUALITY PROTEIN: cilia- and flagella-associated protein 157 (The sequence of the model RefSeq protein was modified relative to this genomic sequence to represent the inferred CDS: inserted 2 bases in 1 codon), whose protein sequence is MDKSGPDNREKPLELIEMQFLEEQLESCQLNYDELEKQNKDLTSRYCALETEKKDVTENLKQCIAAKEREGGELAEQLESQQQSMKRATKVLKLQIQETQELQERVNELNSGNMMQAAKCEEQKEQLMQQLSDMESMKKQLVSQEKEHEAAIHRLMMEAELEMKKIPGGVQETLADRVKMKTSKLLCKERAEHSERLKWNECLLKDAVALQKEIDALRDRQRDLCVKRDGLKKDVSKITQEIFAREKEVKPLKKKCQQLEVELKDCSITNNHLLAEDKKVKKELASVSKQCSQKAAEISQMRAELQRLKSRNRELERVMQDAVIILRHILTDSENASDTQWKTERLLDILENTAPQGXQSLPSMSPLRRAVEDKNRRPHAPCFKRSAITSYMSNLFRKKRF